The Calditrichota bacterium genome segment ATAGTAGAGTAGCAGAGTCGTCTCGATACATCCGACTTCGTCGGACACTCGACGACCGGTAACCTGAATAAGAGGTCCCAAATTGGGGAGAACCAACGGTAACCGAGTGATTTGTGGGTAGCCGCAGGCTTTACGCCTGCGAAGGTTTTCAATCCTTTGCAGGGGCCATCGACGAATTCACGTTATTCCTTTTTTAAACTGCTATTATGCCAATTTCGGGAGAAAACCAAAATAACAGGAACGTTCTAATGAAATCGCATGCATTCCGAACGACAGGTCTCTTTTTAATTTTGCTCTTTGCTGCGTCCTGTGCGCCGCGGGTGGCACTGAAAGGTCCGCGGTACAATTATTCCGGCATGAACCACATCACAAAAAAGGCCCACAAACGCGTGGAAAAATTCGTGGCGTTTGTGCAAAAAACCCGTATCCCCTATCCCCTTAATCCCGCCGTGCGCATCGACAGCGTGGTGGTCCGAAAAAAAGCAAAAACCATTCGAATTTACCTCAACAAACCGTTCTCCTATGTGCCCTTCCGGGAAGAAAATGTGGCACAAACCTACCAACTCCTAAAAAAATTTCTGGGCTGGTCGTTCCGCAAATACACGACTACCCTTTACACACTGAACCAGCCCATCGAACAACTGATTCCCAATTTTTTCCGGTCGGATTCCAGCCGCTACGACACGTCCCGAATGCCCCGGCCCGTAAAACGTCCTGCGCCTGTGGTCCGAAATGTGAGTCGAGCCTGGGTGCCGGATCGGGGACTTTTCAACCGGAACATCGGGATCTGGCCAAGCCACGGCTGGTATTACAACGGCAGCAAGAAGCGTTGGGAGTGGCAGCGCCCCCGGTTGTTCCAGACCGTGGAAGATCTGCTTCCCACGGCGTTCGTTCTGCCGTATGTGATTCCCATGCTCGAAAACGCCGGTGCGAACGTGTTCGATCCCCGTGAACGCGATTTTCAGATCCACGAGGCTGTGGTAGACAACGATTCTGGCGGCGGCCGCTACTCGGAAATCGCGCAGAATTCCCTTCACGCCTGGCAGACGGGCGATTCTGCAGGCTTTGCCGTCGGGAATCCCCCCTACACAGGCACGATAAATCCTTTCCGACAGGGCACGTACCGGCAGACCGTTTCGGACACGATTGCCTCGGCTCAAATCACCTGGACCCCGAATATTCCGGAAACCGGCTGGTACACCGTTTCAATCGCGTACCACCATGCGCCTCAAAATGTGACCGACGCCCACTACACGGTGTTCCACGCCGGCGGGAAAACGGACTTTTACGTGAACCAGCAAATTGGCGGCGAAACCTGGATTTATCTGGGACGATTCAAATTTTTTAAGGGCGTACATCCCGATTCAGGAAAGGTGGTACTCACCAATCAGAGTCAAGAACCGGGTAAACAAGTTACGGCGGATGCCGTGCGGTTTGGGGGCGGCATGGGAGATATTCAGAGAGGCGGACACACAAGCGGCCGTGCCCGGTTCGAAGAAGCCGCCCGTTATTTTATGCAGTACGCCGGAGCACCGGATTCCCTGGTGTACAATCTGAACAACGGGAAAAATGATTACAAGGACGATTACCAGGGGCGGGCGGAATTTTTGAATTACCTCCACGGTGCCCCATTCGGCCCCAACAAAAACCGAAACCTGCCGGGATTGGGCATCCCGATTGACCTGTCGCTCGCTTTTCACACGGACGCCGGTTTCGGCAAGGGCGACACCACCGTGGGCACGCTCTCCATTTACAGCCTTTTGGATACGGATTCGCTGACGGTTTTCCCCGACAGTGTCTCCCGACTGGCAAACCGGGATTTTGCAGATATTCTCCAAACCCAGATCGTTAACGACCTGCGCCGAAAATGGGACCCCACCTGGCCGCGCCGCGCTCTGCGGGAAGCCCAGTATAGCGAAGCCTCCCGTCCCAACGTACCGGCAGCGTTGTTGGAATTGCTTTCGCACCAGAATTTCTGGGACGCCCGGTTCGAACTGGACCCCCGGTTCCGGTTTGATGTGGCGCGGGCCATCTACAAAGCCATGTTGAAATTCCTGGCCACTCAAAATCGGAAGCCCTACGTGGTCGAGCCCCTTCCGGTCAGCCATTTTGCAGCCGTTTTCACAGATACCCAAACCGTCACGCTTTTCTGGCGACCGGTGCTGGACCCTCTGGAGCCCACAGCCGCTCCCGAAAAATATGTCGTGTACACCCGGCAGGACAGCGGCGGATTCGATAACGGACAGGTTGTGGACGACACAACGGTCACTTTTTCAAACCTGAAGCCGGGGATCCTTTACAGCTACAAAGTGACCGCAATCAATCGGGGCGGAGAAAGTTTCCCCTCGGAAATTCTCTCGGTCTGCTGGCAAAATCCCGAAAAACCGCCCGTTCTGATTGTAAACGGGTTTGATCGAATTTCGGCGCCTTCAAGCGTGTACTCCCCTGTTTTTGCCGGTTTTCTGAATACGGTGGATCAGGGCGTTCCCGATCGGTTTGATCTGAATTTCACCGGCAGGCAGTACGATTTTTCTCCCGATGACGCCTTTCGCAACAACGACGGTCCGGGGTTCGGCGCCAGTCAGGCGAATTACGAAACCCGAATTCTTCCGGGCAACACATTCGATTTCCCCTATCGCCACGGTCGTTCCATTCAGGCTGCCGGATATTCCTTCGTCTCCGCCAGTCAAAAAGCCGTAGAATCGGGGACCGTCCGGCTGGAAGACTACCGGCTGGTAGACCTCATTTTGGGGAAGGAACGAAAAACCTCCTGGCAGCGCCCGGTTCTGGATTCACTCAAGAGTGAACCCTTCAAGACCTTTCCGAAGGCCTTTCAGAAGGAAATCACGTCGTTTTGCAACACGGGCGGACGCCTTTTTATTTCAGGAGCGTACGTGGGAACCGATTTATTTAAGGGGAAAGATGTCCAATCGCCTGACGTGCAATTTGCCAGAAATATCCTGCATTTTACGTGGGATACCGACCATGCTGCACGGGAGGGAAAGGTTTTCTCAACAAATCCCGTTTTCTGGCCAACGGTGGAACAGATTCTCTTCAACACAAACTACCGCCCCGATATTTACACCGTGGAGGCGCCGGACGCCATTTCACCGGTCAAGGGCGCAAAAACCATCTTCCGCTACGTCGAAAACCAATTCAGTGCCGGAATCGCCTTTAGCGGAGGGTACCGGGTGGTGGTTTTGGGATTTCCGTTTGAAACAATTTTGGATTACGGACAGCGCAATCACTTGATGAAAGCGGTACTGGGTTTTTTGGATTCCAAATAGATTGGATTGAAAAAGTCAAATGAGATAAAAAAAAATGCCCCTGACATGACAAATCCTAAAATTAAATTATCCCAAATGCAAGGGCCGTTCACGAATTGCCTTTGCATTTGAGTCGGATTTTCAAAACAACCAAAAAGAGGAGTTACGATGGACGGACTGACCCTTGTTACGCACCCCCTGGTTCAGCACAAACTGACGCTGCTTCGGGACAAGAGAACCGATCACTTCACCTTCAGACGTCTCACCAAGGAGCTAACCGGTTTTATGTTGTACGAAGTCATGGCCGATTACCCGCTTCGGGAGGTCGACGTGGAGACCCCCTTAATGAAAACAAGGGCCAAGGAATTGGCGCGTGAAATCTCATTTGTGCTCATTTTACGGGCAGGTCTGGGAATGCTGGAGGGCCTTCTGGAAATGGTTCCCACGGCACGCGTGGGGCATGTGGGCCTTTACCGAAACGAACAGACCCTTCAACCGGTGGAATATTACAAGAAATTTCCGGAAAATATCGCCAGAACCGATGTGGTACTTGTGGATCCCATGCTGGCAACGGGCGGATCAGCCGTTGCTGCTGTTGACTTGTTAAAGGAGGCAGGTGTGCAGGAAATCAAATTTGTGTGCATGGTAGCCGCCCCGGAAGGCGTAGAAAAATTGCACACGGCGCACCCGGACGTACGTATTTACGCCGCCGCCCTCGATGACCGGCTCAACGAAAACGGCTACATTTTGCCCGGGTTGGGCGATGCCGGCGACCGGTTGTTCGGCACCAAATAGCGAAGGTCACGACACAAATACCCGATGGCAGCACGTGTCTCAATCCAAATTTTAAGCCGAATTCGAAAAATGGCAGAAATAAACGGCGTCTTGCACGGTGCAACGTGACACGCCACCCTCTTTATTCGTGAATAGAATAGTCGTTTGACGCCGCTTGCGCATCAAACAACGCCACCTGACTTTCCCACCGCCCGATTGGGTTAACCACAAGTGACATCGGCCAGCCGCTCAATAGCGGCCATTTTTATGTACTTTATTCCTCACCTTTTGCGATTTTCAGAATTCACGCCCAATTTACAAAACCGCCCCAATTCAATCAAACAGGGTGCATTTTTTTTCTAACTTTTCCCCGGTTTTTACGTCTAATATGTGAGTCAGAAAAATCAGGAGGAGCGGGATAGAATCGATCTGGGACAGATGAAGAAGAATTAATCTAAAAAAGAGAGGGTGTTCGATTCATGAAACGGTGGTTACGAGCGATGGCAATTGTCCTGATTTTAGGTGGAGTTTTGATTCAAAATGGGTTTTCCAAACCGGGTATTTTCGGTTCTCAACAACAAAAGGAAAAACCGGTTTCCACTAAAACAATTCTGGCTGTTCGTATTTCCAATCATTCCATAAAAATAGACGGGAAACTGACCGATCCCGTCTGGCAAAGGGCCCCAAAGGCAGATGATTTCATCCAACAACAGCCCGATGAGGGAAAACCGGCCACTCAAAAGACGACCCTTCAGGTTGCCTACGATAACCAAAATCTGTATATCGGTATCCGTGCATTTGATACCCGGCCGGACAGCATTTTTGCTCAGCTTACCCGGCGGGATCAGTTAAGCCAGGGGGACTGGCTGGGAGTGGCAATTGACAGTTATTTTGATCACCGGACAGCCTTTGTTTTTGGCGTGAATGCCGTGGGGGTTCAAATGGATATGCTGGTCTCAAATGACGGCTCAACCGAGGACACAAACTGGAATGCCGTCTGGCGTGTGAGCATTAGCCGCGACAGTTTGGGCTGGAGTGCCGAATTCCAAATCCCGTTCAGTCAACTGCGATTCAGCGGCGGGCCGTCAACCGTGTGGGGATTTCAGGCCTTTCGCATGATTTATCGTAACAACGAACAGGATTATTGGGCCCCCCAGCCCCGGGACGCAGGCGGCTACGTTTCGAGATTCGGGGAATTGCGGGGTTTGCGGGATTTAAAATCTCCCAAAAACCTGGAACTTTTCCCCTACGGAATGGCTTCCGAAACCGTTTCTCCCAAAATTGAAGGGGATCCTTTTCGAACCGGCTACTCCCACACATTGAATTCCGGCCTCGACCTGAAATACGGGTTAACCAGCAATATTACGCTCAATGCCACGATTAATCCCGACTTTGGACAGGTGGAGGCAGACCCCTCTGAGCTGAACCTTTCTGCCTACGAAACCTTTTTCGAAGAAAAACGGCCCTTTTTTGTCGAGGGAAGCAATATCTTCAATGCGCCTCTGGGTATCGGCGACGGCGACATGGCCTCCGAAGGATTGTTTTATTCCCGGAGAATCGGCCGGGCACCCCATTACTACCCGGACGTTCCCGATTCCGCTTATGTAAAAATGCCGGAGCAAACCCATATTATTGGCGCCAGTAAAATTACCGGCAAAACGGCCCGCGGATGGTCTGTCGGCATACTGGATGCCGTCACCAATCAGGAGAAAGCTACCATTCAAGAGGGCTCACGCCGGTACATGGAAATTGTTGAACCCTACACCAATTACGCGGTCTTTCGGCTTAAAAAGGACTTTAGAAAAGGGCGCACCACCTTGGGATTGATTGGTACCAACGTATTTCGGAACATTCCGAATGCACATTTCAATTTCCTGAATAAACAGGCAACCACCGGGGGCGTGGATGTGAATCACCGGTGGGGAAAAGACGCGTATGCCCTTCAATTTTCATTGTACGGAAGCACAATTCTTGGCGACAAGGAGGCCATTCAGCGCGCACAAAAATCCTCTGCCCGTTACTACCAGCGCCCCGACATAAAATATGTTCACTACGATCCGAACCGCACCTCTCTTTCCGGGTTGTCATCGTCTTTTTTCATCGGGAAAATTGCCCAGGGACATTGGCGCGGCGGCGCAGGCTACATGACCCGCACTCCCGGATTTGAAGCAAATGACATCGGCTACATGCGGGAAGCAAATTACTTTTCCAGTTTTCTCTGGGGCGGCTATCGGGAATTTAAGCCCGGCAAAATTTTTCGCGATTACAACCTGAACACAAATATGTGGACCAGCTGGTACTTTGGGGGAGAACACGTCGGCAACGGATTTAACCTGAACGCCAACTTTCGTCTTTTGAATTATTGGGGCGGATTTTTCGGGATCAATCGTCAAACACAACAACTGAGAACATCGACGCTGCGGGGAGGTCCGGCCATGCTGGCACCGGGGCAAATTAACAGCTTTTTCGGCTTTTATTCCGACAGCCGTAAACCCATTTCCCTTTCACTGCACGGGCGCGTGAGTCGAAATGATCAGAACTTCTGGAGCGGAGGGGTGTCACCCAGCATTCACGCCCGACCCCTGGCCAACTTCAATTTCAGCCTTTCGATCAATTATTCCATCAACAATAACGACATGCAGTACGTGAGCACCCTCCGCGATGAAAACAACCGTGATCACTACATTCTGGGGCACCTTGACCAAAAGATTCTCTCGTTCACCATGCGAATCAACTACACCCTGACCCCCAATTTAAGCCTTCAATTTTACGGACAGCCGTTTATTACAGCGGGCCGATATTCCAATTTCAGGGAAGTGATTCGTCCGCGGGCCAGACGGTACGCCGATCGGTTTGCACCGTACGATTACTCGGGATCCCCCGATTTCAATTTCAAGCAATTCCGATCAAATCTGGTTCTGCGCTGGGAATACCATCCCGGTTCTACCCTTTTTGTGGTGTGGTCGCAGGGACGAACCGATTACACCGACATCGGTGAATTTCACCCCAATACCGATTTCGAACGTCTTTTCAAGGCCCAGGGAAACCACGTTTTTCTGATTAAACTAAATCACTGGTTCAGTCTGTAACAATTTTCCGGGTTGTGAGTATTCACTAAAAACTCGCAAGGGGGCCCCGGACTGTTGTTTTTGGCTCTACTGATTTTTTCGTGGGAAAGATAATCTTGAACCCGCTCCCTGACTCCCCCTGCCTGATGGTTTTTCCTTTTTTCAAATATCCCGCTTTTTCCGTTGACATTTCCAAAAAAATTATTACATTATTGTAACCTTTTATGACAATCTCTCACTTATTTTGGGAACCAAAATGCAATCCCTTCATCAAAAATCGCTTGCATTCTCTCTTATGCTTTTCTGTGTTTCCTTTTGGACATTTGGAACATCGTCAAAGGGGCTCGCTCAGCTGCCGTCTTCCGAAAAGAAAATAATGGTTGCCACCCCAATCAGCTCTGATGAAATTAGAATAGACGGCAAAATCGATGAAGCCATCTGGCAAAAGCTGCCGCGTTATGATGATTTCATTCAGCAAGACCCGTTGGAAAACCAGCCGCCTGCGGAAAAAACCGTTGTGCAGGTCGGCTACAGCAAATACGCGCTCTTTATTGCCATCCGGGCCTTTGATAGTCATCCGGAAACAATCATCGGGCGATTTACCCGTCGCGACCACATCTCCGCTTCCGATTGGCTCGCCGTTATGATTGACAGCTACAACGATCACCGAACCGCTTTTTACTTTGCCGTCAACCCCAGTAATGTTAAAATCGACAAGCTCATCACCAATGACGGTGATGCGGAAGACCTGAATTGGAATCCGGTGTGGGAGGTAGCCACCTCACGAAATTCGAAGGGGTGGAGCGCCGAATTCAAAATTCCGTTTAGCCAGTTGCGATTTTCCTCACTCCGGAATCAGACCTGGGGATTTCAGATTTGCCGCATTATCCGCCGGCTGAATGAAATCGACTACTGGAATCCCGAACCCAAAGACGCAGCAGGAATCGTATCCAATTTTGGGGAACTCCAGGGATTAAGAAATCTGTCTGCCCCCAAAAATCTGGAATTATTGCCCTACGGCCTCACGGCCGGAACCTGGAGTCCCCGGGAAACCGGCAACCCTTTTGCAACCGGTTTTTCTCACGATTGGAACGCCGGCCTCGATTTGAAGTACGGGCTCACCAGTAACCTGACACTGAACGCCACCTTTAATCCGGATTTCGGACAGGTGGAAGCGGACCCTTCCGAATTGAATCTAACGGCATACGAAACCTACTTTGAAGAAAAACGCCCCTTTTTTGTGGAAGGGAAAAATCTCTTTCAGGCCAATCTGGGGTTGGGTGGGAATTCCGCCTATTCGGAAAATCTGTTTTATTCCCGGAGAATCGGCCGGCCGCCCCGATATTATCCACAGGTTCCGTCCGGTTCATTTCTCAAAATTCCGGAGCAAACCCATATTCTCGGGGCAGCAAAAGTTACAGGCAAATCCTCGGCGGGGCTTAGTTTGGGAATTTTGGATGCCGTTACCAACGCCGAAAAAGCAACCATTCAAACCAAAACACGCCGATATTCAGAAACCGTAGAACCGCTTACCAATTATGTCGTAATCCGCGGACAAAAGGATTCCCGCCGGGGGCGGACGATTATTGGCGGTATTTTAACAAATGTTTATCGAAATCTGCCCAACAAAAATTTCTATTTTCTTAACACTCAGGCGACAACCGGCGGGATAGACATCAGCCACCGCTGGGGAAAAGACACATACGCTCTGAAACTTTCCCTGTACGGCAGCGCTATTTCGGGGCACAAAGAGGCCCTCCAGCGCGTTCAGTTGTCTTCCGCCCATTATTTTCAGCGCCCGGATGCCACCCACCTGCACTATGATCCCAACCGCACCTCGATGTACGGAATCGCCTCCGTTTTTTATGTCGGGAAAATTGCCCGGGGCCATTGGCGGGGAGGCGTGGGGTATGTGACCCGCACACCCGGATTTGAAGCCAATGACATCGGTTACATGCGTTCGGCGGATTTTCTTACGGCTTTTTACTGGGCGGGTTTCATTCAATACACTCCCGGGAAATTGCTCCGGAATTACTCAATCACCCAAAATATGTGGGAAACGGTCAACTATGGCGGCGACCGGAAAGTTCTGGGGGGAAACGTGAGTACCCATTTTCGATTTATTAATTACTGGGAAGGATACCTCCGAATCGACCGGGAATCCAAACGCCTCGATTTTACGGCACTCAGGGGCGGACCGGCCTTATTAAAACCGCCGCGGACGTCCCTCTGGTTCGGGATAAATTCTGATGACCGAAAACCCTTTTCTCTCACGATCGACACGGGATTCCGAAGGGATGACCAGGGATTTTGGAGCGGGCAGTTTACTCCGGGGATCACGGCACGCCCATCGGATCGATTGAATTTTTCGGTTGCACTGGGTTACTATCCCAATATCGACGATTTACAATACATCCAAACAACCACATCATCCAACGGACAAACCACCTATTTTCTGGGAAGAATCCACCAAAAGACATTTGCTCTGACAACCCGTGTCAATTATTCATTTACCCCAAATTTAAGTCTTCAGATTTACGGCCAACCCTACATTTCCGCAGGGTGGTATTCCGATTTTAAAAAAATCACGTATCCCCGGGCGAAACAGTACAACCATCGATTTGAAGAACTGGATCACGCGGCCCATTTGGCTTCCGATTTCAATTTTAAGCAATTTCGGGCCAATATCGTTTTGCGCTGGGAATATCACCCCGGATCCACGCTTTTTGTCGTATGGTCTCAGGGTCAAACCGATTACGAAAATCGGGGAACGCTTCACCTGGCCAACGATTTGTCCCGTCTCCTGTCTGCCAGGGGAGATCGAACCTTCCTCATTAAACTGAATCACTGGTTCAGTTATTAGCCGTCAAACACCGTCATTAAAAAACCTTCGGGTCTTTCGGTCAAACCGCGAGGTCCGATGTTTCCGCAAATTATCCTTTTCAACAAAAAATAATTACTAAAAAATAATCATTATTTTTTAAAATGTGCACTTTTCTCTTGATTTTTAAAAATACGCATTGTATAATTTTAATGTAATTATTTCCAATAAAAACAAGGGACGATTAACATAAGGAGACGCCATTATGCGAGGACATAAATGCTATTTGTTACATCCGTCCGGGGGATTGATTCTTTTTTTAATTATGCCCTTTTTGTTTCTTCTCTTCCCAATAAAATCCGCTGTTTCACAAACCCAACCCAAAAATCAATGTATTGCCTGTCACACAAATGCCAAAAAGCTTATTGAAATTACGCGCATCATCAAGCAGACAACCCCTCAGCCGAAAAAATCTAGTTTAACGAAAGGCGAAGGCTGAGGAGGCGCTCTGGCTCCGTTGGAGCTTTATGAAAAGGTTTATGTGGATGAAGATTTTCTGAGTGACGACCCCCACGGAGAGGTGGGGTGTACAACATGCCACGGAGGTGATGCATCGGATCCGAACTGGAAAACAGCCCACGCGAATGTCGTGAAGGACCCGTCCTTCAAGAATCCAAAAACAGCCTGTGGCGATTGCCATGAAGGGATCGTGGATTCGGCCACAACCAGCCTTCACTACACGCTGGAACCGTACTGGAATATTCTGCACACGCGAATGGACACGTCCAATCATGCCGCCATGCAGAAAGTGAGTGAAGCGTTTGGGAACCATTGCGCAAGCTGCCACTCCAGTTGCGGGCAGTGCCATATCAGTCGTCCGAATGCTGTACAGGGAGGGTTTGTGGACGGACATTTCTTTCACAAGCGCCCCGACATGGAGACCAACTGTACCGCCTGTCATGGCAGTCGCGTACAGGACGAATACATGGGCAAAAATAAAGGCTACCCGGCCGATGTGCATTATGCCAAGGCCAACATGAACTGCAACAAATGCCACTCCGCGAAAGAAATGCACGGCGCAGACGGGCATGTCATGAGCCGGTATCAGGCAACTCTTCATCAGACCTGTGAAAGCTGTCATCCGGATGCGGTTTCGGCCAACTCACCCGTGAAAATGCACAAAATTCACCAGGGCAAAGTGGAATGTCAGGTCTGCCATTCGGTGACCTACAAGAATTGCTACGGCTGCCATGTGGGCAAAGACAAACAGGGGCTTGCCTACTACCAGGTGGATAGTACGACTATGAATTTTAAGATCGGCAAAAATCCGCTTAAATCCAAGAATCGTCCGTACGATTTTGTTCTTTTGCGGCATGTACCAACCAACCGGCATCTTTTTGATTATTACATCAAAGATGCCTTTCCCAATTTTGACAAATTGCCAACCTTCAAATATGCGACACCGCACAACATTCAGCGTAAGACGCCTCAAACGGCTTCGTGCAACGCGTGCCATGGAAATAAGAAACTTTTCTTGACAAAAGAGGCTGTTCCGCCCGATGAATTGAAGGCGAACGAATCGGTAATTGTTAAAGAAAGTGAAATTCCGCCCAAGCGATAGGCGGAAACGACGACCGTCGGGCGAACCGGTGACCCCGACGTTTAGCGGTTCACATTAAAGGTAAGGAGGATAGACAGATGAAGAAGAATCGTCGTTGGTTGTCAAGTGCCATCCTGATTGTTGCGCTGCTTACATTTGTAGGATGCGCAACAACCGGACACAAAGCAGTAGCTACCGGCCCGATGACGGCCAAACAATTGGTTGCGGCCGCAAAGGCTGTCGTTCCGGAAGTGACCGTTGCTCAGGCCAAGGCCAATATCGACAAGGGCGTGTACAAGGTCATTCTGGATGTTCGGGAACCCAAGGAGTACCGCAAGGGGCACATTCCGGGCGCCATCAATATTCCGCGTGGTTTATTGGAATTTAAAATAACGGCCAAAATCCCGGACAAAGCCACCCCCATTTTGGTGTATTGCAAAACCGGCGGGCGCGGAGCGCTTTCCGGACAGGTTCTTATGAAAATGGGCTATAAACATGTTACCAATATGGATGGCGGATGGCTGGCCTGGGAAAAAGCCGGATATCCGGTTGAATAGACGTGAGGCAATCATCCAAGTCCCCGGCACCTCAAAAGGTACCGGGGATTTTTTTTAAAAGAATTGATTTTTTCAAATCCCTTTTTTATATTGAAGAAGCACGGATCAATTATTTTCTTTTTTCCCGAATCCTGAACGTTCCTGAAACCCGCATTAATTCTGATAAAATCACATATTCTCGAGAATGCTGTAAATGGCCCGCAAGAAAAAATCAAAGAAAAAAAAATCTCCCCTTCAACTGATAGGGGAACAGTTTTTGGCAGAAGCCATCGACCGGTCCGGGGTATCCTATGTGATTTCGGTTCCGGGTCTTCCGGGACGGGACCTGATGGACTATCTCATCCAGAAAACCAAATTGGGTAAAAAGCAGCTGGTTCAATGGAGCGTGAACAGCCGGACGGCTGTGGATACCGCAGCAGGAATGGCTCTTTCCGGCTGGTGGGTGGCGGTTGTGCTGCGCGGATCGGATTTTGCCGCCACGCTGGACACCCTTCAAACCCTCAGTCTGGTTCGCACACATGGCGCTCTGGTTGTCATTGTGGGAGATGATCCGGCGGCGTGGGTATCGTACAACAATGTCGATTCCCGCCAACTGGCCGCTGCGTCCAATCTGCCGGTGCTGGAACTGGAACAGGCACGCGACAGCTTTCCCCTCATTCGAAAGGCCTTTGAATGGTCGGAATCTTTCGAACTCCCGATTGTACTCCGCTACACCTCGGCCTTAAATCTGCAGGAAGATGAGTTCTGGCAGGATGAACTGGAAATTGTGCGGCATCCCCGAAAATCGCGCACCCGCCATTTTCACAGCCCCGTTCTTTCTCTTCCGGAAAATGTGCTGGAAAATCAAACCCTCTGGCGTAAACGCCTGCAAAATGTAAAAGATGCGGTGGAATTGGAACACCTCGCCAAAAAGCTGGGACAGGGGAAAAAGGGAATTATCAGCAGCGGGTATTTGTTTTCCAAAATTCTCGAGGTGACATCGGGAAAGTTAGACCCCCATTTTTCCCTGCTTTCCATTTCTTCGGTCT includes the following:
- a CDS encoding xanthan lyase, which produces MKSHAFRTTGLFLILLFAASCAPRVALKGPRYNYSGMNHITKKAHKRVEKFVAFVQKTRIPYPLNPAVRIDSVVVRKKAKTIRIYLNKPFSYVPFREENVAQTYQLLKKFLGWSFRKYTTTLYTLNQPIEQLIPNFFRSDSSRYDTSRMPRPVKRPAPVVRNVSRAWVPDRGLFNRNIGIWPSHGWYYNGSKKRWEWQRPRLFQTVEDLLPTAFVLPYVIPMLENAGANVFDPRERDFQIHEAVVDNDSGGGRYSEIAQNSLHAWQTGDSAGFAVGNPPYTGTINPFRQGTYRQTVSDTIASAQITWTPNIPETGWYTVSIAYHHAPQNVTDAHYTVFHAGGKTDFYVNQQIGGETWIYLGRFKFFKGVHPDSGKVVLTNQSQEPGKQVTADAVRFGGGMGDIQRGGHTSGRARFEEAARYFMQYAGAPDSLVYNLNNGKNDYKDDYQGRAEFLNYLHGAPFGPNKNRNLPGLGIPIDLSLAFHTDAGFGKGDTTVGTLSIYSLLDTDSLTVFPDSVSRLANRDFADILQTQIVNDLRRKWDPTWPRRALREAQYSEASRPNVPAALLELLSHQNFWDARFELDPRFRFDVARAIYKAMLKFLATQNRKPYVVEPLPVSHFAAVFTDTQTVTLFWRPVLDPLEPTAAPEKYVVYTRQDSGGFDNGQVVDDTTVTFSNLKPGILYSYKVTAINRGGESFPSEILSVCWQNPEKPPVLIVNGFDRISAPSSVYSPVFAGFLNTVDQGVPDRFDLNFTGRQYDFSPDDAFRNNDGPGFGASQANYETRILPGNTFDFPYRHGRSIQAAGYSFVSASQKAVESGTVRLEDYRLVDLILGKERKTSWQRPVLDSLKSEPFKTFPKAFQKEITSFCNTGGRLFISGAYVGTDLFKGKDVQSPDVQFARNILHFTWDTDHAAREGKVFSTNPVFWPTVEQILFNTNYRPDIYTVEAPDAISPVKGAKTIFRYVENQFSAGIAFSGGYRVVVLGFPFETILDYGQRNHLMKAVLGFLDSK
- the upp gene encoding uracil phosphoribosyltransferase gives rise to the protein MDGLTLVTHPLVQHKLTLLRDKRTDHFTFRRLTKELTGFMLYEVMADYPLREVDVETPLMKTRAKELAREISFVLILRAGLGMLEGLLEMVPTARVGHVGLYRNEQTLQPVEYYKKFPENIARTDVVLVDPMLATGGSAVAAVDLLKEAGVQEIKFVCMVAAPEGVEKLHTAHPDVRIYAAALDDRLNENGYILPGLGDAGDRLFGTK
- a CDS encoding carbohydrate binding family 9 domain-containing protein — translated: MKRWLRAMAIVLILGGVLIQNGFSKPGIFGSQQQKEKPVSTKTILAVRISNHSIKIDGKLTDPVWQRAPKADDFIQQQPDEGKPATQKTTLQVAYDNQNLYIGIRAFDTRPDSIFAQLTRRDQLSQGDWLGVAIDSYFDHRTAFVFGVNAVGVQMDMLVSNDGSTEDTNWNAVWRVSISRDSLGWSAEFQIPFSQLRFSGGPSTVWGFQAFRMIYRNNEQDYWAPQPRDAGGYVSRFGELRGLRDLKSPKNLELFPYGMASETVSPKIEGDPFRTGYSHTLNSGLDLKYGLTSNITLNATINPDFGQVEADPSELNLSAYETFFEEKRPFFVEGSNIFNAPLGIGDGDMASEGLFYSRRIGRAPHYYPDVPDSAYVKMPEQTHIIGASKITGKTARGWSVGILDAVTNQEKATIQEGSRRYMEIVEPYTNYAVFRLKKDFRKGRTTLGLIGTNVFRNIPNAHFNFLNKQATTGGVDVNHRWGKDAYALQFSLYGSTILGDKEAIQRAQKSSARYYQRPDIKYVHYDPNRTSLSGLSSSFFIGKIAQGHWRGGAGYMTRTPGFEANDIGYMREANYFSSFLWGGYREFKPGKIFRDYNLNTNMWTSWYFGGEHVGNGFNLNANFRLLNYWGGFFGINRQTQQLRTSTLRGGPAMLAPGQINSFFGFYSDSRKPISLSLHGRVSRNDQNFWSGGVSPSIHARPLANFNFSLSINYSINNNDMQYVSTLRDENNRDHYILGHLDQKILSFTMRINYTLTPNLSLQFYGQPFITAGRYSNFREVIRPRARRYADRFAPYDYSGSPDFNFKQFRSNLVLRWEYHPGSTLFVVWSQGRTDYTDIGEFHPNTDFERLFKAQGNHVFLIKLNHWFSL